The Polaribacter sp. KT25b genome contains the following window.
CTTGATGATTATATTGCATTTGATTATTTTATTAAAGTGTGCAAATTTACATTTATTCTTTAGAAGATTAAAGTAAAAATGAACTTGCTTAAATTGATACTATTACGCGTTCTAAAATCAACAAAAACAAACATAAAATCAGGCTTCTATAAAACAAAAAAACCTCTTCATCTAAAAAAATGAAGAGGCTTTTATATTATACTTTTTTATTTAAAACTGATATCCTAAAGTCATTTGAAAAACACCATTTTTAATATCCGGATTTTCGGTAATTGCAATTAATCCTAAATTATATCTTGTTTGAAAAAAGATACCACTTTGAAACTGGTAACCTAAACCTAAATTTGCGGCAAGGTCAAAGTTTTCTGAATTTGTATTTTCTTTTGACCCTCCATTATTTTGATCTATTGGTACCAATTGATCTTTTACTAAAAAAGCAAATTGCGGGCCGGCTTCTACAGTAAATCCGTTTGCAATATAATATTTTGCCATTATTGGAAGTAAAACATAGTTTAAATCGTATTTAAAATTATCTCTTTGTTGTGCACCTTGTGCCGAATACAATAATTCTGGTTGAATAGAAAATTTTTCTGACAAAGGAACTTCTGCCGTTGCTCCAAAAACAAATCCAGTTCTAGAATCAAGATTATTAGCATCGTTACCATTTACAGAAGCTACATTCATTCCTAATTTAAATCCGATTTTTACATCTTGAGCATTTATTGTACTTGCAAAAACAATTGCAAAACAAGCAATCCATAATTTTTTAATCATAATTTTTTAGTTTTTATTTACGCCAATAAAAACAAATGTTATGCCATTTTGTTACTTGATTTATTATTTTTTTAAGCATTAAAATTAACTAACTGAAAACTTGACGAATACCTCTAAATAATAACACTATGCTTTTTTTAGTTTTAATTTAACTAAAAAAAAGAGTTATATTTTTTTTGATTTCTGTATTTTTAAAGTCTTAAAAATCAACCCAAATGAAGAAAATATTATTTACTTTTTTACTTGCAGCTGCTTTTATTAGCTGTAAAAACTCATCCGAAGAAAAAACGGAAGATAAAATTCCAGAACTAAGTATCAACTATAATAAAATAAAACTAGACAATGGTTTAGAAGTTGTTTTTCATGTTGATAAATCTGACCCTGTTGTAGCTGTAGAACTAATGGTTCACGTGGGTTCTGCTAGGGAAATTGAAGGTAGAACTGGTTTTGCTCATTTATTTGAACATTTATTATTCTTAGAATCAGAAAACTTAGGA
Protein-coding sequences here:
- a CDS encoding porin family protein, with the protein product MIKKLWIACFAIVFASTINAQDVKIGFKLGMNVASVNGNDANNLDSRTGFVFGATAEVPLSEKFSIQPELLYSAQGAQQRDNFKYDLNYVLLPIMAKYYIANGFTVEAGPQFAFLVKDQLVPIDQNNGGSKENTNSENFDLAANLGLGYQFQSGIFFQTRYNLGLIAITENPDIKNGVFQMTLGYQF